Proteins found in one Coffea eugenioides isolate CCC68of chromosome 5, Ceug_1.0, whole genome shotgun sequence genomic segment:
- the LOC113770462 gene encoding UDP-glycosyltransferase TURAN-like isoform X2, with protein MNWIRTRGLKQLCFMINLLNFSDLLPLRRSMRISESLSQPFGLQDCISYGMTGTGESDPNSTLFTIHTGTNIIMKQNRPAIIVSSTSWTPDGDFSILLEAALMYDRRVAGLLNEDDVSDGEILWNEILCQGGGVQENH; from the exons ATGAATTGGATCAGAACTAGGGGATTAA AGCAACTGTGCTTTATGATCAACCTCCTGAATTTTTCCGACCTGCTTCCATTGAGGAGAAGCATGAg GATCAGCGAAAGTCTCAGTCAACCCTTTGGACTTCAAGACTGCATAAGCTATG GAATGACTGGAACAGGTGAAAGTGATCCCAATTCTACCTTATTTACAATTCATACTGGCACAAATATAATTATGAAGCAGAACAGACCTGCCATCATTGTAAGCAGCACAAGTTG GACTCCAGATGGAGACTTTAGCATTCTTTTGGAGGCAGCACTTATGTATGATAGACGAGTTGCAGGACTATTAAATGAGGATGATGTGAGTGATGGGGAaattttatggaatgaaatcTTGTGCCAAGGTGGAGGAGTTCAAGAAAAT caTTGA
- the LOC113770462 gene encoding UDP-glycosyltransferase TURAN-like isoform X1 — MNWIRTRGLSKKQLCFMINLLNFSDLLPLRRSMRISESLSQPFGLQDCISYGMTGTGESDPNSTLFTIHTGTNIIMKQNRPAIIVSSTSWTPDGDFSILLEAALMYDRRVAGLLNEDDVSDGEILWNEILCQGGGVQENH, encoded by the exons ATGAATTGGATCAGAACTAGGGGATTAAGTAAGA AGCAACTGTGCTTTATGATCAACCTCCTGAATTTTTCCGACCTGCTTCCATTGAGGAGAAGCATGAg GATCAGCGAAAGTCTCAGTCAACCCTTTGGACTTCAAGACTGCATAAGCTATG GAATGACTGGAACAGGTGAAAGTGATCCCAATTCTACCTTATTTACAATTCATACTGGCACAAATATAATTATGAAGCAGAACAGACCTGCCATCATTGTAAGCAGCACAAGTTG GACTCCAGATGGAGACTTTAGCATTCTTTTGGAGGCAGCACTTATGTATGATAGACGAGTTGCAGGACTATTAAATGAGGATGATGTGAGTGATGGGGAaattttatggaatgaaatcTTGTGCCAAGGTGGAGGAGTTCAAGAAAAT caTTGA